The following proteins come from a genomic window of Meles meles chromosome 1, mMelMel3.1 paternal haplotype, whole genome shotgun sequence:
- the PABPC1 gene encoding polyadenylate-binding protein 1 has product MNPSAPSYPMASLYVGDLHPDVTEAMLYEKFSPAGPILSIRVCRDMITRRSLGYAYVNFQQPADAERALDTMNFDVIKGKPVRIMWSQRDPSLRKSGVGNIFIKNLDKSIDNKALYDTFSAFGNILSCKVVCDENGSKGYGFVHFETQEAAERAIEKMNGMLLNDRKVFVGRFKSRKEREAELGARAKEFTNVYIKNFGEDMDDERLKDLFGKFGPALSVKVMTDESGKSKGFGFVSFERHEDAQKAVDEMNGKELNGKQIYVGRAQKKVERQTELKRKFEQMKQDRITRYQGVNLYVKNLDDGIDDERLRKEFSPFGTITSAKVMMEGGRSKGFGFVCFSSPEEATKAVTEMNGRIVATKPLYVALAQRKEERQAHLTNQYMQRMASVRAVPNPVINPYQPAPPSGYFMAAIPQTQNRAAYYPPSQIAQLRPSPRWTAQGARPHPFQNMPGAIRPAAPRPPFSTMRPASSQVPRVMSTQRVANTSTQTMGPRPAAAAAAATPAVRTVPQYKYAAGVRNPQQHLNAQPQVTMQQPAVHVQGQEPLTASMLASAPPQEQKQMLGERLFPLIQAMHPTLAGKITGMLLEIDNSELLHMLESPESLRSKVDEAVAVLQAHQAKEAAQKAVNSATGVPTV; this is encoded by the exons ATGAACCCCAGCGCCCCCAGCTACCCCATGGCCTCGCTCTACGTGGGGGACCTACACCCCGACGTGACCGAGGCGATGCTCTATGAGAAGTTCAGCCCGGCCGGGCCCATCCTCTCCATCCGGGTCTGCAGGGACATGATCACCCGCCGCTCCTTGGGCTACGCGTATGTGAACTTCCAGCAGCCGGCGGACG CGGAGCGTGCTTTGGACACCATGAATTTTGATGTTATAAAGGGCAAGCCAGTACGCATCATGTGGTCTCAGCGTGATCCATCACTTCGCAAAAGTGGAGTGGGCAacatattcattaaaaatttggACAAATCCATTGATAATAAAGCACTGTATGATACATTTTCTGCTTTTGGTAACATCCTTTCATGTAAG GTGGTTTGTGATGAAAATGGCTCCAAAGGTTATGGATTTGTACATTTTGAGACACAGGAAGCAGCTGAAAGAGCTATTGAAAAAATGAATGGGATGCTACTAAATGATCGTAAAGT atttgtTGGACGATTTAAGTCTCGTAAAGAACGAGAAGCAGAACTCGGAGCTAGGGCAAAAGAGTTCACCAATGTTTACATCAAGAATTTTGGAGAAGATATGGATGATGAGCGCCTTAAGGATCTCTTTGGCAAGTTTG gacCTGCCTTAAGTGTGAAAGTAATGACTGATGAAAGTGGAAAATCCAAAGGTTTTGGATTTGTAAGCTTCGAAAGGCATGAAGATGCACAGAAA GCTGTGGATGAGATGAATGGAAAGGAGCTCAATGGAAAACAAATTTACGTTGGTCGAGCTCAGAAAAAAGTGGAACGGCAGACGGAACTTAAGCGCAAATTTGAACAGATGAAGCAAGATAGGATCACCAGATACCAG ggtGTTAACCTTTATGTGAAAAATCTTGATGATGGTATTGATGATGAACGTCTCCGGAAAGAGTTTTCTCCTTTTGGTACAATCACTAGTGCAAAG gTTATGATGGAGGGTGGTCGCAGCAAAGGGTTTGGTTTTGTATGTTTCTCCTCCCCAGAAGAAGCCACAAAAGCAGTTACAGAAATGAATGGTAGAATTGTGGCCACCAAGCCATTGTATGTAGCTTTAGCTCAGCGCAAAGAAGAGCGCCAGGCTCACCTCACTAACCAGTATATGCAGAGAATGGCAAGTGTAAGAGCTGTGCCCAATCCTGTAATCAACCCCTACCAGCCAGCACCTCCTTCAGGTTACTTCATGGCAGCTATCCCACAG ACTCAGAACCGTGCTGCATATTATCCTCCTAGCCAAATTGCTCAACTAAGACCAAGTCCTCGCTGGACTGCTCAGGGTGCCAGACCTCATC CATTCCAAAATATGCCCGGTGCTATCCGCCCAGCCGCTCCTAGACCACCATTTAGTACTATGAGACCAGCTTCTTCACAGGTTCCGCGAGTCATGTCAACACAGCGTGTTG CTAACACATCAACACAGACAATGGGTCCACGtcccgccgctgccgctgccgcagCTACTCCTGCTGTCCGCACTGTTCCGCAGTATAAGTACGCTGCAGGAGTCCGCAATCCTCAGCAACATCTTAATGCACAGCCACAAGTTACCATGCAGCAG CCTGCTGTTCATGTACAAGGTCAGGAGCCTTTGACTGCTTCCATGTTGGCATCTGCCCCTCCTCAAGAGCAAAAGCAAATGTTGG GTGAACGGCTCTTTCCTCTAATTCAGGCCATGCACCCTACTCTTGCTGGTAAAATCACTGGCATGTTGTTGGAGATTGATAATTCAGAACTTCTTCATATGCTCGAGTCTCCAGAGTCTCTCCGTtctaaa gtTGATGAAGCTGTAGCTGTACTACAAGCCCACCAAGCTAAAGAGGCTGCCCAGAAAGCAGTTAACAGTGCCACTGGTGTTCCAACTGTTTAA